GACCGAGCATCTCCATCCGCCGGGAGAAGGTGAGCAACGGCCGAATCTCATTCGGCTTCGCGTCCAGCCTCTCGGCGGCCCGCTTGATGCCGGTCCGGCGGACCAGACGGGCCACCAGGTCGACCACGTTCGGCATGCCCTTCGGCAGGTAGAGGGCAGGCAGTTTCTTCGGCGGTCCGGCGGTGTCCGCCGGGCGCAAGGTGTCGATCTGCGCTTCGAGTTGCGCGAAGGTCGTCCGCCGGTCGCCAGAAATCGAGACCATCGTGTCGCCGGTGAAGACGGTGATCCTCTTCACCTTGCTCCGTCCCCCGCTCTCACGGAGGAAGGCGACACCCTTTCGGTGACCGAAGGCCGACCGCTTCGCCTCCCCGACGACGAGTCCGAGGTATAGGCCGGCGAAGCAGGTAGAGATGCCGCCGATGTCGTATTTGGGGGCCGGTGCGCAGGCCTTCGCGTCGAAGACCGCGCAGTCGTCATACATGGCAAACCGGAACGGCCCGGTCAGGATGGCCTGGGAGACGAGGCGGTCGCCCGACACCGGTCCTCCCCACACGCTCTTGGCGGCGTCCTTCGCGCCGAGCGACGTCCAGTCGCCTGCGAGCACCGGCTCCCGTGGATCGATCCCGCAGGCCAGGTCCGAACGGCCGGCGTCCGGACTCCAGTCTGGTTCGACCGAAGCCGGACTCCCGTTGGTCAGCCAGGAAAGACAGCTGCCGTCGGGGGCGATCGCGTAGATTTCGGCCGCGGCACCCGACTTGGGCAGGTTGTAGTTGGCGTCGAAGGCGATGCGCAGCCCGTCGGGGGACCAGTCCGGGTTCTCCTCGGCCGCGCGACTGCGAGTCACCCTCTGCTTATCGCCACCGTCGGTGTCCTGGGTGTAGAGGTCGCCCTGGATGACGCAGCTCGTCTCATCGGTCTCGGTGCAGGTCTCGCCCTTGTTGCCGGCTGAAGAGACGTAGACGAAGCGCTCTCCACCCGGGGAGAAGGAGCCACTCCGGGTGTTTTTGCCGACGGTGCGCTGCTTGCCCGTTTCGAGGTCGACCAGGACCAAATACTTCTTGTCGTAGAAGTAGCCATTGCTGACGGTGACCAGCAGCTTGCTCCCGTCGGGTGAAACGCCGATGTCGATCGGTTCGCGGTAGGTCGCTTCATCCAATTTGAAATTCTCGCCAGTCCGGTGGAGCGGCAGCTTGAAGACGGTCTTGAGCGACTTGCCGTCGAGCCCGGCGATCACGACCGAGCGGGCGTAGCCACGGCGCCGGTCGACTTCACGCGCCACCGCAACCGACTGACCGTCAGGCATCCATGCGGGTGAGGAGAACGAAACCTTCTTGGTACCGCGGAGGATCGGGGCGGGTTCGGTGCCGTCGGCGCCGGCGAGCACGATCGACCGGTTGACCCCGTAGTCCTTCCGCGGGGTGGTGCGGGTGACGAGCAGGTGGGAGCCGTCGGGCGAGAGCTGTGGAGCCGCATCACCGACACGACCCTGGGAGTCGCCGTTCGCGAAAGGTCCGGTCTTGGTGAGCTCCCGCCGGTCCGAGCCATCAGACCCGATCCGGAGGATCTTTCCGCCGAAACTGAAGGCGATGCCACTTGGAGGGGGCGGCGGAGTGAGAGCGCTTGCCGGGCCGGCCACGGCGTTCCCGAATGCCGTGGCGGCGATGAGTGCAGCC
This genomic window from Thermoleophilia bacterium contains:
- a CDS encoding PD40 domain-containing protein; translation: MAGPASALTPPPPPSGIAFSFGGKILRIGSDGSDRRELTKTGPFANGDSQGRVGDAAPQLSPDGSHLLVTRTTPRKDYGVNRSIVLAGADGTEPAPILRGTKKVSFSSPAWMPDGQSVAVAREVDRRRGYARSVVIAGLDGKSLKTVFKLPLHRTGENFKLDEATYREPIDIGVSPDGSKLLVTVSNGYFYDKKYLVLVDLETGKQRTVGKNTRSGSFSPGGERFVYVSSAGNKGETCTETDETSCVIQGDLYTQDTDGGDKQRVTRSRAAEENPDWSPDGLRIAFDANYNLPKSGAAAEIYAIAPDGSCLSWLTNGSPASVEPDWSPDAGRSDLACGIDPREPVLAGDWTSLGAKDAAKSVWGGPVSGDRLVSQAILTGPFRFAMYDDCAVFDAKACAPAPKYDIGGISTCFAGLYLGLVVGEAKRSAFGHRKGVAFLRESGGRSKVKRITVFTGDTMVSISGDRRTTFAQLEAQIDTLRPADTAGPPKKLPALYLPKGMPNVVDLVARLVRRTGIKRAAERLDAKPNEIRPLLTFSRRMEMLGPIKTEACSKEEADPFGDI